A part of Lacibacter sp. H407 genomic DNA contains:
- a CDS encoding M28 family peptidase, which yields MKNVFSFLLLVCLFFSASAQKVSKTDRVTLENLKGHVSYLASDQLEGRRTGTKGEELASKYISEQFQKNGLEPKGENGFLQTFEINEGKQVMPSSFFIIDGEHLKLEKDYFPFSWSKNGTVEAVAAAALHEGGGAWFWDIKELLQDNANNPHFDLINAIREKEKDAAQKGAIALILYNSGAKEAVVKYDGKDRSVLSSIPVIWLEKKWATKIAAEPSHMMDINIKIEQGEKIRKGYNVVGFINNNAANTVILGAHYDHLGYGEDNNSRHTGQVSIHNGADDNASGTAALIELSRLLKLEGNKTSNYLFIAFSGEELGLFGSKYFTEHPTVPLTSANYMINMDMVGRFSDTAKSITIGGIGTSPSWGELIKEKKPVFNIKIDSSGTGPSDHTSFYRKDMPVLFFFTGLHTDYHKPSDDFDKINYNGQLLVVKYITRLVARSSKEPKLAFTKTKEQQTTTSARFTVSMGIMPDYTFSGGGVKVDGVSEGRAAQKAGVKTGDVVTKLGEFTITSMESYMQALSKFKKGDATKVKVKRGAEELEFDINF from the coding sequence ATGAAAAACGTTTTCTCTTTTCTTCTTCTCGTTTGTTTATTTTTCTCAGCATCCGCACAAAAGGTCAGCAAAACAGATCGTGTTACATTGGAAAACCTGAAAGGGCACGTAAGCTATCTTGCCAGCGATCAACTGGAAGGCAGGCGAACCGGAACAAAAGGCGAAGAGCTCGCCAGTAAATATATCAGTGAGCAATTTCAAAAGAACGGGTTGGAGCCAAAGGGAGAAAATGGATTCCTGCAGACGTTTGAGATCAATGAGGGAAAACAGGTAATGCCTTCTTCGTTCTTCATCATCGATGGTGAACATTTAAAACTTGAGAAAGATTACTTTCCCTTTAGCTGGAGTAAGAATGGAACTGTTGAAGCGGTGGCAGCGGCAGCTTTGCACGAAGGTGGTGGTGCGTGGTTTTGGGATATCAAAGAACTGTTACAGGATAATGCAAACAATCCGCATTTTGATTTGATCAATGCGATCCGGGAAAAAGAAAAGGATGCTGCACAGAAAGGAGCCATCGCATTGATTCTTTACAACAGCGGAGCAAAAGAGGCTGTGGTAAAATATGATGGAAAAGATCGGTCTGTATTATCATCCATTCCCGTTATCTGGTTAGAAAAAAAATGGGCCACAAAAATTGCTGCCGAACCATCGCACATGATGGATATTAATATCAAGATTGAACAAGGGGAGAAGATCCGGAAAGGGTACAATGTTGTAGGCTTTATCAATAATAACGCTGCCAATACAGTTATTCTGGGTGCTCACTATGATCATCTTGGATATGGAGAAGACAATAACTCCCGTCATACAGGACAGGTATCTATTCATAATGGAGCCGATGATAATGCAAGCGGCACTGCAGCTTTGATCGAGTTGAGTCGGTTATTAAAACTTGAAGGAAATAAAACAAGCAATTATCTGTTTATTGCATTCAGCGGTGAAGAGCTTGGTTTATTTGGTTCAAAATATTTTACAGAGCATCCAACAGTTCCACTTACATCAGCGAACTATATGATCAATATGGATATGGTGGGGCGTTTTAGTGATACAGCCAAATCAATTACCATTGGTGGTATTGGCACATCACCTTCATGGGGTGAATTGATCAAAGAAAAAAAGCCCGTATTCAATATTAAAATTGACAGCAGCGGAACAGGCCCAAGCGATCATACCTCATTTTACCGGAAAGATATGCCGGTGTTATTTTTCTTTACAGGCTTGCATACCGATTACCATAAGCCAAGTGATGATTTTGATAAGATCAATTACAATGGTCAACTGCTTGTTGTAAAATATATAACACGACTTGTGGCACGCAGCAGCAAAGAACCGAAGCTGGCATTTACAAAAACAAAAGAACAACAAACTACTACTTCAGCAAGATTTACTGTGAGTATGGGAATCATGCCCGATTATACGTTCAGTGGTGGCGGCGTAAAAGTTGATGGCGTTAGTGAAGGTCGTGCTGCACAAAAAGCCGGCGTAAAAACAGGCGATGTAGTTACAAAACTGGGCGAGTTTACGATTACTTCAATGGAAAGCTATATGCAGGCGTTGAGTAAATTCAAGAAAGGGGATGCAACAAAAGTGAAAGTAAAACGTGGCGCAGAAGAACTGGAATTTGATATTAATTTCTGA
- a CDS encoding IPExxxVDY family protein — MSKLKIDNELLAEEFFEKTLLLGVMAPMNSHQFVWQVNQSMRFDFRINDEIEIQLSKKKRQYFFSVYEYREPNMALEYYLYKNQFDGEYLLPEFKHLDYLWLTKGDLPGKEDESKLVNDIRNIPGVQLVVELTNEKIKHKQHLIF, encoded by the coding sequence ATGTCGAAACTGAAAATCGATAATGAACTGTTGGCAGAAGAGTTTTTTGAAAAAACGCTTTTGCTGGGTGTCATGGCTCCCATGAACAGTCATCAGTTTGTATGGCAGGTAAACCAATCGATGCGTTTCGATTTTCGAATTAACGATGAGATCGAAATTCAGCTCAGCAAAAAGAAACGGCAATATTTTTTTTCGGTGTATGAATACAGAGAGCCAAACATGGCCCTTGAATATTATCTCTACAAAAATCAATTTGATGGAGAGTATCTTTTACCGGAGTTCAAACACCTGGATTATTTGTGGCTCACTAAAGGGGATCTGCCCGGTAAAGAAGATGAAAGTAAATTAGTGAACGATATCCGCAATATTCCCGGCGTTCAGTTAGTAGTAGAGTTGACCAATGAAAAGATCAAGCACAAACAACACCTTATTTTCTAA
- a CDS encoding 4a-hydroxytetrahydrobiopterin dehydratase, translated as MWTETDNKLYRKFEFNNFSEAFAFMTRVAIEAEKMNHHPLWTNVWNKVEIWLSTHDAGDIVTEKDKKLAERIDKLL; from the coding sequence ATGTGGACAGAAACAGACAATAAGCTTTATCGGAAATTCGAGTTCAATAATTTTTCAGAAGCGTTTGCTTTTATGACAAGGGTTGCTATTGAAGCAGAAAAAATGAATCATCATCCGTTGTGGACGAATGTGTGGAACAAAGTTGAGATCTGGTTGAGCACACATGATGCCGGTGATATAGTTACCGAGAAAGATAAAAAGCTCGCCGAACGTATCGACAAGCTTTTATAA
- the selD gene encoding selenide, water dikinase SelD: MLTETIKLTQFSHGAGCGCKIAPAVLEQILQSGLTTISDPNLLVGNSSKDDAAVYDLGNGTAMISTTDFFTPIVDDAFNFGRIAAANAISDVYAMGGKPILAIAILGWPVEKLPASLAQKVLDGARTTCNEAGIPLAGGHSIDSPEPFFGLAVTGIVVNTNLKQNNTAGEGDHLLLTKPIGVGILSTAEKRNVLKEEHIGIAATQMMQLNKVGELLGKSSAVTAMTDVTGFGLLGHLIEMAEGSNVSAELQYAQIPFLAPAKEYLAQRIVPDATYRNWNSYSTKVGFGTGVNVMEAFNLLPDPQTNGGLLIAVKENELATVQQLLIDNGLAAFTEPIGRLIPKAEKVIQVLV; this comes from the coding sequence ATGCTTACAGAAACCATCAAGCTTACTCAGTTTTCCCACGGTGCCGGTTGTGGTTGCAAAATTGCACCTGCCGTATTGGAACAAATACTTCAATCGGGTTTAACAACGATCAGCGATCCCAATCTATTAGTTGGTAACAGCAGTAAAGACGATGCTGCTGTGTACGATCTTGGTAATGGAACAGCCATGATATCTACTACAGATTTTTTTACTCCCATTGTGGATGATGCCTTCAACTTTGGACGTATTGCTGCAGCTAATGCCATCAGCGATGTATATGCCATGGGAGGAAAACCAATACTTGCCATTGCTATTTTAGGATGGCCTGTTGAAAAATTACCCGCCTCATTGGCACAAAAGGTGTTGGATGGTGCACGAACAACCTGTAATGAAGCAGGTATTCCATTAGCTGGTGGGCATAGCATTGATTCGCCCGAACCGTTCTTTGGTTTAGCGGTGACTGGAATAGTTGTCAACACGAATCTCAAACAAAACAATACGGCTGGTGAAGGAGATCATCTTCTCTTAACCAAACCAATTGGTGTGGGCATTTTAAGCACAGCTGAAAAACGAAATGTGTTGAAAGAAGAACATATTGGAATCGCCGCTACACAAATGATGCAATTGAACAAAGTAGGTGAGCTGCTTGGTAAATCATCAGCAGTAACAGCGATGACAGATGTAACCGGTTTTGGATTGCTGGGTCATTTGATTGAAATGGCGGAAGGAAGTAATGTATCTGCTGAGCTACAGTATGCACAAATTCCATTTCTTGCTCCCGCAAAAGAATATTTGGCGCAACGCATTGTTCCTGATGCAACCTACCGAAACTGGAACAGCTATAGTACAAAAGTTGGTTTTGGTACAGGTGTAAATGTGATGGAAGCGTTTAACCTGTTGCCCGATCCACAAACAAATGGTGGCTTGCTGATCGCTGTAAAGGAGAACGAATTGGCCACTGTTCAACAACTTCTTATTGATAACGGTTTAGCTGCGTTTACTGAACCAATCGGTCGTTTAATCCCCAAAGCTGAAAAGGTTATTCAGGTTTTGGTCTGA